The following are from one region of the Actinoplanes sp. L3-i22 genome:
- a CDS encoding helix-turn-helix domain-containing protein — protein MCLGVPVSEFGSRLRDLRRAAGLTMEQLAEASGVSARAISDMERGHSRAPQARTLVALTDVLGPGLEDTARQQRGQSAGRPRLCELPRAINDFVGRADELDRLRRHALAGLGPAPVAVVHGQPGLGKTALAVRLADQLRDRYTDGVLYLDLRGTDAEPMAVGDALVRLLRALEVSSRRISETDDERSSQLRAVLGERRCLLVLDNAGSEAQVRPLLPAEGGSLAVVTSRRVLSGLDGVERIALAPLAPHESAAFLRAIAVQAADPRAAAEVEAVARFCGHLPLALRIAGTRLATRPAWTVEHLVTRLADADRRLANLTTGDLGVATAFALSHAQLTKPARELFRRLAHVPGVDFAATLGAVLTGAHPDDVADGLDELVDLGLLQQSGPDRYRFHDLIRLFAEERLRIEEPAGTRAATAKKMSDWLLETAVVAGRWFEPGYGCLPETWAGSIPLATAEEADAWLQAERRNWLGALNAAFRGGQYQLVVDVAEAMHWYSDKYVRAGYWYDVYALSAAAAAKLPDRRQEVTHINYFSWAATQCARRPDEGARIAMDAHRVAVELGDVKEQAWALRYAGDAWRHAGVPDKAYPVYLRAADLADSVDDHDGYVMLRSGIGRALNELGRTEEAIAECTEALREIEARPVAHRPELGARINARLTRAEALTMLGRWTEALREAERVLPDTDEFGYPGYRAEAHLIIGRARLALGSREAARPSVRIANELLEDFQHSRLQELARAALEVLA, from the coding sequence ATGTGTTTGGGTGTGCCGGTGTCGGAGTTCGGTAGCAGGTTGAGGGACTTACGACGGGCCGCGGGACTGACCATGGAACAGCTCGCCGAGGCGTCCGGGGTGAGCGCCCGCGCGATCAGCGACATGGAGCGTGGGCACAGCCGGGCCCCGCAGGCGCGGACCCTGGTCGCGCTCACCGACGTCCTCGGCCCGGGCCTCGAGGACACCGCCCGCCAGCAGCGCGGCCAGTCGGCCGGCCGGCCCCGGCTGTGCGAGCTGCCCCGCGCGATCAACGACTTCGTCGGCCGCGCCGACGAGCTGGACCGGCTGCGCCGGCACGCCCTCGCCGGGCTCGGCCCGGCCCCGGTCGCCGTCGTGCACGGGCAGCCCGGGCTGGGCAAGACCGCGCTCGCCGTACGGCTCGCCGACCAGCTCCGCGACCGCTACACCGACGGCGTCCTCTACCTCGACCTGCGCGGCACCGACGCGGAGCCGATGGCGGTCGGCGACGCGCTGGTCCGGCTGCTGCGCGCCCTCGAGGTCAGCTCCCGGCGGATCAGCGAGACCGACGACGAACGCTCCAGCCAGCTGCGCGCGGTCCTCGGCGAGCGCCGTTGCCTGCTCGTCCTGGACAACGCCGGCAGCGAGGCCCAGGTCCGGCCGCTGCTCCCGGCCGAGGGCGGCAGCCTGGCCGTGGTCACCAGCCGCCGGGTGCTGAGCGGGCTGGACGGGGTGGAGCGGATCGCGCTGGCCCCGCTCGCCCCGCACGAGTCGGCCGCGTTCCTGCGGGCGATCGCGGTGCAGGCCGCCGACCCGCGCGCGGCCGCCGAGGTGGAGGCGGTGGCCCGGTTCTGCGGGCACCTGCCGCTCGCCCTGCGGATCGCCGGCACCCGGCTGGCCACCCGCCCGGCCTGGACGGTCGAGCACCTGGTCACCCGGCTCGCCGACGCCGACCGGCGGCTGGCCAACCTGACCACCGGCGACCTCGGGGTGGCCACCGCGTTCGCGCTCTCGCACGCGCAGCTCACCAAGCCGGCCCGCGAGCTGTTCCGGCGGCTCGCGCACGTGCCCGGCGTGGACTTCGCGGCCACCCTGGGCGCGGTGCTCACCGGCGCCCACCCCGACGACGTCGCGGACGGCCTGGACGAGCTGGTCGACCTGGGGCTGCTGCAGCAGTCCGGGCCGGACCGGTACCGGTTCCACGACCTGATCCGGCTGTTCGCCGAGGAGCGGCTGCGGATCGAGGAGCCGGCCGGCACCCGGGCCGCGACCGCGAAGAAGATGAGCGACTGGCTGCTGGAGACCGCGGTCGTCGCCGGCCGCTGGTTCGAGCCGGGCTACGGCTGCCTCCCGGAGACCTGGGCCGGCTCGATCCCGCTGGCCACCGCCGAGGAGGCGGACGCCTGGCTGCAGGCCGAGCGGCGCAACTGGCTGGGCGCCCTGAACGCGGCGTTCCGCGGCGGGCAGTACCAGCTGGTCGTGGACGTCGCCGAGGCGATGCACTGGTACTCGGACAAGTACGTCCGGGCCGGCTACTGGTACGACGTCTACGCCCTCTCCGCCGCCGCCGCCGCGAAACTGCCGGACCGGCGGCAGGAGGTCACCCACATCAACTACTTCTCCTGGGCGGCCACCCAGTGCGCCCGCCGCCCGGACGAGGGCGCCCGGATCGCGATGGACGCCCACCGGGTCGCCGTCGAGCTGGGCGACGTCAAGGAGCAGGCCTGGGCGCTGCGCTACGCCGGCGACGCGTGGCGGCACGCCGGCGTCCCGGACAAGGCGTACCCGGTGTACCTGCGCGCCGCCGACCTCGCCGACTCGGTCGACGACCACGACGGCTACGTGATGCTGCGCTCCGGGATCGGCCGCGCCCTCAACGAGCTGGGCCGCACCGAGGAGGCGATCGCCGAGTGCACCGAGGCGCTGCGCGAGATCGAGGCGCGGCCGGTCGCGCACCGGCCGGAGCTGGGCGCCCGGATCAACGCGCGTCTCACCCGGGCCGAGGCGCTGACCATGCTGGGCCGCTGGACCGAGGCGCTGCGCGAGGCCGAGCGGGTGCTGCCGGACACCGACGAGTTCGGCTACCCCGGCTACCGGGCCGAGGCGCACCTGATCATCGGCCGGGCCCGGCTCGCGCTGGGCTCCCGGGAGGCGGCCCGCCCGTCCGTCCGGATCGCGAACGAGCTGCTGGAGGACTTCCAGCACAGCCGCCTGCAGGAGCTGGCCCGGGCGGCCCTGGAGGTGCTGGCCTGA
- a CDS encoding alpha/beta fold hydrolase has translation MSFVTTSDGTNIYFKDWGTGRPVVLSHGWPLNADSWEAQQLFLAQNGYRVIAHDRRGHGRSDQTWTGNEMDTYAADLAAVIEHLDLRDVTLIGFSTGGGEISRYIGNYGTARVAQAVLVSSVPPLMLKTEDNPGGLPIEVFDGIREGSLKDRGQLYQDFAAGPFFGANHGIEVSQAAKDAFWQQGLTGGHHNTYESIAAFSATDFRGDLAKFDVPTLVIHGDDDQVVPFEVGGKASAALVKGAELKVYAGAPHGITETHKVQLGEDLLAFLNTYAA, from the coding sequence ATGAGCTTCGTGACCACCTCCGACGGCACCAACATCTACTTCAAGGACTGGGGCACCGGCCGCCCCGTCGTGCTGAGCCACGGCTGGCCGCTGAACGCGGACAGCTGGGAGGCGCAGCAGCTGTTCCTGGCGCAGAACGGCTACCGGGTGATCGCGCACGACCGTCGTGGGCACGGCCGCTCGGACCAGACCTGGACCGGCAACGAGATGGACACCTACGCCGCCGACCTGGCCGCCGTGATCGAGCACCTCGACCTGCGCGACGTCACCCTGATCGGCTTCTCCACCGGTGGCGGCGAGATCTCCCGCTACATCGGCAACTACGGCACCGCCCGCGTCGCGCAGGCCGTGCTCGTCTCCTCGGTGCCGCCGCTGATGCTCAAGACCGAGGACAACCCGGGCGGCCTGCCGATCGAGGTGTTCGACGGCATCCGCGAGGGCTCGCTCAAGGACCGCGGCCAGCTCTACCAGGACTTCGCGGCCGGCCCGTTCTTCGGCGCCAACCACGGCATCGAGGTCTCGCAGGCCGCCAAGGACGCGTTCTGGCAGCAGGGCCTGACCGGCGGGCACCACAACACGTACGAGAGCATCGCCGCGTTCTCGGCCACCGACTTCCGCGGTGACCTGGCCAAGTTCGACGTCCCGACGCTGGTCATCCACGGCGACGACGACCAGGTCGTGCCGTTCGAGGTGGGTGGCAAGGCGTCCGCCGCGCTGGTCAAGGGCGCCGAGCTGAAGGTGTACGCCGGTGCCCCGCACGGCATCACCGAGACGCACAAGGTGCAGCTGGGCGAGGACCTGCTGGCGTTCCTGAACACCTACGCCGCCTGA
- a CDS encoding MFS transporter, which translates to MWTATAISNLGDGVTMVAGPLLLATVSDDPALIAGGAFAAQLPWLLFSLISGAFVDRLDRRRLVVVVNLLRGGVLGGLAVVIASGHVSVPLIYLASFLLGVGETLADTAYGALLPATVAPADLERANARLGATFTIANQFVAKPFGAWLYGVAAAVPFGLDAVSFVVAAVLIAGIAGPPGEAPETSDKSRHKAVPLRMEIAEGLRWLWRHRLLRVLAVAMGVANIAFCAAFAVFILYARERLGLTDVGYGFLLTTFAVGGLAGAGFAARLARRFGTATVLRAGLIVEVGTHLTLALTTNPVLAGGVIVIFGVHTMVWGVLVSAIRQRTVPDQLRGRVGSVFGLLETGGAALGWLLGAVLTQLWAVTTPFWIAAFAMVAVTAAAWRPLAEATPASVRSEPTPRTS; encoded by the coding sequence TTGTGGACCGCTACCGCGATCTCCAATCTCGGCGACGGGGTCACCATGGTGGCCGGCCCGTTGCTGCTCGCCACCGTCAGCGACGATCCCGCGCTGATCGCCGGCGGCGCGTTCGCCGCCCAACTCCCCTGGCTGCTGTTCTCGCTGATCAGCGGCGCGTTCGTGGACCGGCTCGACCGGCGCCGCCTGGTCGTGGTGGTCAACCTGCTGCGCGGCGGCGTCCTCGGCGGGCTCGCCGTGGTGATCGCTTCCGGACACGTGTCGGTGCCGTTGATCTACCTGGCGTCGTTCCTGCTCGGCGTCGGTGAGACGCTCGCCGACACCGCTTACGGGGCGCTGCTGCCGGCCACGGTCGCGCCGGCGGATCTGGAACGGGCCAACGCCCGGCTGGGCGCCACGTTCACGATCGCCAACCAGTTCGTGGCGAAACCGTTCGGCGCCTGGCTCTACGGCGTCGCGGCGGCGGTGCCGTTCGGGCTCGACGCGGTGTCGTTCGTGGTCGCGGCGGTGCTGATCGCCGGAATCGCCGGGCCACCCGGCGAGGCACCCGAAACGTCCGATAAATCCCGGCACAAGGCCGTTCCGCTTCGCATGGAGATCGCCGAGGGGCTGCGCTGGCTGTGGCGGCATCGGCTGCTGCGCGTCCTCGCGGTCGCGATGGGCGTCGCGAACATCGCGTTCTGCGCGGCGTTCGCGGTCTTCATCCTTTATGCCCGGGAACGCCTGGGCCTGACCGATGTCGGCTACGGCTTCCTGCTCACCACGTTCGCCGTGGGCGGTCTGGCCGGCGCCGGGTTCGCGGCCCGCCTGGCCCGCCGCTTCGGCACCGCGACGGTCCTGCGGGCCGGCCTGATCGTCGAGGTCGGCACGCATCTCACCCTCGCGCTCACGACGAACCCGGTGCTCGCCGGCGGGGTCATCGTGATCTTCGGGGTGCACACCATGGTCTGGGGCGTGCTGGTCTCGGCCATCCGGCAGCGGACCGTTCCTGATCAGCTGCGCGGCCGGGTCGGCAGCGTCTTCGGCCTCCTGGAGACCGGCGGCGCCGCGCTCGGCTGGCTGCTCGGCGCGGTGCTCACCCAGCTCTGGGCGGTCACCACGCCGTTCTGGATCGCGGCGTTCGCGATGGTCGCGGTCACTGCCGCGGCCTGGCGTCCGCTCGCCGAGGCAACCCCTGCTTCGGTACGGAGTGAGCCCACGCCCCGCACGTCATAG